In Silene latifolia isolate original U9 population chromosome X, ASM4854445v1, whole genome shotgun sequence, the following proteins share a genomic window:
- the LOC141618801 gene encoding ABC transporter C family member 3-like produces MAFEPGSSINGSLIDPLLNDDCVRKECDKVTPYANASVLSTLTFSWISSLISLGNRKTLDLDDIPQLNSINSVFQSFPDLQKQLDICRVGASKITAYILAKSLFLTAWKEICWTSILATIYALARYVGPFLLDYFVQYLEQGNFRSRRGYFLAFAFCASSFIQCQVRRNWIFKLQQVGIRLRATTSTMIYNKGLKLALQSKQGEGSGEFVNLLAVDVDRIDSFVVYIHDSWLTIFQVVLGMGLLYKNLGPASFAGLGALVCLMLSNSTFATWDQRFLGNLMEAKDKRIKVTLETLRNMRILKFQGWDLSFLSRILNLRKTEALWLKKYLINSSLMKFVYGITPTFVALVTFGSCLFLGVSLESGKILSALATFRVLQEPIYLLPDAISSLVKIKVSLGRIAFFLSIDEPDSNIIQNVPYNMSSNAIEITDGNFSWGPALSSAATLRNINLKIPRGSKIAIVGTVGSGKSSLLSSILGEMGKISGNVMVSGSKAYVAQTPWIQSGTVRENILFGKAMVPEIYDKVIEACCLKEDLSLLSFGDQTVIGERGINLSGGQKQRIQIARAVYHDADIYLLDDPFSALDAHTASHLFHDILLGLLKEKTVIFVTHQTEFSSAADLVMVMKDGSIAQMDKYNVIEEFVVTLMNKAQLTTCSVVSVENDDAKKINLILQDGNKQEEEPSQLIKEEQREKDSVGFRIYWKYLTTAYGGALVPMVFFGHIVREMLNVGSYYWLAGGTPTSKDNVPWFIGVYAILAITISLCTLVVDLLVMTIAYTTATQLFKKMLESIFRAPMLFFDATPSGRILSRCSTDQSLVETEVPSIIEEVFTSIIETLGIVVVMSMVAWPVLIIFIPVVFVCISYQRYYMPTSRELSRLSGICKAPVTQYFVETISGSTTIKSFDKQSRFLEAYMKILDTYSRPGFHSAAAMKWLLFRQDVFGSLTFAFLLLLLVSFGNNINPAIAGLAVSYGLTLNSALGGLVWTLSGCTTTMISVERILQYTSLPSEAPLVIEANKPRSYWPSHGEICITDLQVRYAPQLPLVLHGLTCTFKGGMKTGIVGRTGSGKSTLMQALLRLVEPTSGRILIDNIDISTIGLHDFRLRLGIIPQEPVMFQGTIRSNLDPLQMYTDENVWEALDKCQLGDEVRKMEKKLDSHVTENGENWSMGQRQLICLGRVLLKKCRVLLLDEATASVDFTTDNFIQQSLKDNFADSTIITIAHRITSVDNSDMVLVLNNGRIEEYGHPKKLLENKSSAFAKLVAASSNSRH; encoded by the exons ATGGCTTTCGAACCTG GTTCCTCAATAAATGGCTCTCTTATTGATCCTCTTTTAAATGATGATTGTGTCAGAAAAGAATGTGATAAAGTCACTCCTTACGCAAATGCAAGTGTTTTGAGTACACTCACTTTCTCATGGATctcttctttgatttctttgGGTAATCGGAAAACCTTAGATCTTGATGATATTCCTCAACTAAACTCTATCAATAGTGTCTTTCAGTCTTTTCCGGATTTGCAAAAACAGCTTGACATATGCCGTGTTGGTGCTAGTAAAATAACCGCTTATATACTAGCAAAGTCGTTATTCCTGACCGCTTGGAAAGAGATATGTTGGACTTCTATTTTAGCGACCATATATGCACTAGCTCGCTATGTTGGTCCATTTCTGCTCGACTATTTTGTTCAATACCTCGAGCAAGGGAATTTCAGAAGCAGACGAGGTTATTTTTTGGCTTTCGCCTTTTGTGCTTCTAGCTTTATTCAATGCCAAGTGCGAAGAAATTGGATTTTCAAACTCCAGCAAGTCGGGATTAGGCTTCGTGCAACAACAAGCACGATGATTTATAATAAGGGTTTGAAACTCGCCTTGCAATCTAAGCAAGGTGAAGGTAGTGGGGAGTTCGTCAACCTTTTAGCGGTTGACGTGGATAGAATCGACTCATTTGTTGTCTATATCCATGATTCTTGGTTGACTATCTTTCAAGTGGTGCTAGGCATGGGTTTATTGTACAAGAATTTAGGCCCGGCTTCTTTTGCGGGTTTGGGTGCACTTGTTTGTTTAATGTTATCAAACTCCACATTTGCTACCTGGGACCAACGATTTCTAGGAAATTTGATGGAGGCGAAAGATAAGAGAATTAAGGTTACTCTAGAAACTTTAAGAAACATGAGAATTCTCAAGTTTCAAGGGTGGGATCTGAGTTTTTTGTCTAGAATCCTTAATTTGAGAAAAACCGAAGCATTATGGTTGAAGAAGTACTTGATTAACTCTTCATTGATGAAATTTGTCTACGGAATTACCCCTACTTTTGTGGCTCTAGTTACATTTGGCTCATGTTTATTTCTCGGAGTTTCACTCGAATCTGGTAAAATATTATCTGCACTCGCCACATTTCGCGTTCTTCAAGAGCCAATCTACCTTCTTCCTGATGCAATATCTTCTCTCGTCAAAATCAAGGTCTCGTTGGGAAGAATTGCATTTTTTCTTTCGATTGATGAACCTGACTCGAACATCATACAAAACGTTCCATACAACATGTCGAGTAATGCAATTGAAATTACTGATGGAAATTTCAGTTGGGGTCCCGCTTTGTCGAGTGCTGCAACCTTGAGAAATATTAACCTCAAAATTCCACGTGGTAGTAAGATTGCGATTGTTGGCACCGTTGGTTCAGGTAAGTCAAGTCTATTATCTAGCATTTTGGGTGAAATGGGTAAGATTTCAGGAAATGTCATGGTCTCGGGTTCAAAAGCTTATGTCGCTCAGACACCTTGGATACAGAGTGGAACGGTCCGGGAAAACATATTATTCGGAAAGGCAATGGTCCCTGAAATTTACGACAAGGTAATTGAAGCATGTTGTTTAAAGGAAGACTTAAGTTTACTGTCATTTGGCGATCAAACTGTTATCGGCGAGAGGGGTATTAACTTGAGCGGCGGTCAGAAACAAAGAATACAAATAGCTCGTGCAGTGTACCATGATGCTGATATCTATCTACTTGATGACCCTTTTAGTGCCTTAGATGCTCACACTGcctctcatttatttcat GATATTTTACTTGGTCTTTTGAAGGAAAAGACGGTTATTTTTGTTACGCATCAAACCGAGTTCTCAAGTGCTGCTGATCTAGTCATGGTAATGAAGGATGGAAGCATTGCACAAATGGATAAATATAACGTGATTGAAGAGTTTGTAGTTACACTAATGAATAAAGCACAATTAACGACGTGTAGCGTCGTTAGTGTCGAAAATGATGATGCAAAGAAAATCAATTTGATATTGCAAGACGGAAATAAACAAGAAGAAGAGCCGTCACAACTCATTAAAGAGGAACAAAGAGAGAAAGATAGCGTCGGTTTTCGGATATATTGGAAATATTTGACAACAGCATACGGGGGTGCCCTTGTGCCTATGGTGTTCTTCGGCCATATTGTTCGTGAGATGCTTAATGTTGGGAGTTATTACTGGTTAGCGGGGGGTACCCCTACATCGAAGGATAATGTACCGTGGTTTATTGGGGTGTACGCTATTCTTGCTATCACTATATCTTTGTGCACATTAGTTGTAGACTTGCTTGTTATGACTATAGCCTATACAACCGCAACCCAACTCTTCAAAAAAATGCTGGAGTCTATTTTTCGAGCTCCTATGTTATTTTTTGATGCTACGCCGAGTGGAAGAATTCTTAGTAGG TGTTCAACAGATCAAAGTCTCGTGGAGACCGAAGTTCCATCAATAATTGAAGAAGTTTTCACCTCTATAATTGAAACTCTTGGAATCGTGGTCGTCATGTCTATGGTAGCATGGCCAGTTTTGATCATTTTCATCCCTGTGGTTTTCGTCTGCATTTCGTACCAG CGATACTATATGCCAACATCGAGGGAACTTTCGCGACTTAGTGGAATATGCAAAGCTCCAGTAACACAATATTTTGTAGAAACAATTTCAGGAAGTACAACTATCAAGAGCTTTGATAAGCAATCAAGATTCCTTGAAGCATACATGAAAATATTGGACACTTATTCTCGCCCCGGTTTCCATTCTGCAGCTGCAATGAAGTGGCTCTTGTTCCGTCAAGATGTTTTCGGTTCTCTCACCTTTGCTTTCCTTTTGCTTCTATTGGTCTCCTTTGGAAATAACATTAATCCCG CAATAGCGGGGTTAGCAGTGTCATACGGGTTAACACTAAATAGTGCACTAGGTGGATTGGTATGGACTTTAAGCGGTTGTACTACAACAATGATTTCAGTGGAGAGAATTCTTCAGTACACGTCTCTTCCTAGTGAAGCTCCGCTAGTCATTGAAGCAAATAAGCCGCGTTCGTATTGGCCATCGCATGGTGAAATTTGTATCACCGATTTACAGGTCCGTTACGCCCCACAATTACCACTAGTGCTCCATGGACTAACGTGTACTTTTAAGGGAGGGATGAAAACCGGTATTGTTGGAAGAACAGGAAGCGGGAAATCTACGCTAATGCAAGCTTTACTACGACTAGTTGAGCCTACAAGTGGTCGAATACTAATCGATAACATTGATATATCAACGATTGGCCTCCATGATTTTAGGTTAAGATTAGGCATTATTCCTCAAGAACCCGTCATGTTTCAAGGAACTATTCGGAGTAATTTGGATCCATTACAGATGTACACTGATGAAAATGTTTGGGAG GCTTTGGATAAGTGTCAACTTGGAGATGAGGTTAGGAAGATGGAAAAAAAGTTGGACTCCCACG TTACGGAGAATGGAGAGAATTGGAGCATGGGACAGAGACAACTAATTTGTCTTGGACGTGTACTTCTCAAGAAGTGTAGAGTGTTGCTTCTCGATGAAGCTACTGCTTCCGTCGACTTCACCACTGATAATTTTATTCAACAGAGTCTTAAGGACAATTTTGCAGATTCTACCATTATAACAATTGCACATCGAATAACTTCAGTTGATAATAGTGATATGGTTCTAGTCCTAAACAATG GGCGGATTGAGGAATATGGTCACCCCAAAAAGTTGTTAGAAAACAAGTCGTCAGCATTTGCAAAGCTAGTGGCAGCGTCATCTAATTCGAGACACTAA